A genomic region of Papaver somniferum cultivar HN1 chromosome 7, ASM357369v1, whole genome shotgun sequence contains the following coding sequences:
- the LOC113299877 gene encoding cell division topological specificity factor homolog, chloroplastic-like encodes MAAMYGDFKVSATLPCYSMHPIRPSPTSSSKVSFAGFLSGPCSVSESSTKWPRIEHGNHTTRCHSYRSFGITGDNKFTPDTLNQETEGFLLNAVNMSFFERLNIAWKILFPSTTTQRKSNANIAKKRLKMILFSDRCAVSDEAKQKIVSNIVGALSDFVVIDSEDKVQLSVSTDPDIGTVYSVIVPVKRVKAAYLDDEDELGGMITNVDYKDTGESSGSVDVRFDFFNPQ; translated from the exons ATGGCAGCAATGTATGGCGATTTCAAGGTTTCTGCAACACTGCCTTGTTATTCTATGCATCCCATTCGACCTTCTCCGACTTCATCTTCCAAG GTATCGTTTGCTGGTTTCCTAAGTGGTCCGTGCAGTGTTTCCGAAAGTTCAACTAAATGGCCTCGCATAGAACATGGCAACCATACTACGCGATGCCATTCTTACCGATCTTTTGGAATCACAGGAGATAACAAATTCACCCCTGACACTCTAAACCAAGAAACTGAGGGTTTCCTTCTAAACGCAGTAAACATGAGCTTCTTTGAGCGTTTAAACATAGCATGGAAAATTCTGTTCCCATCAACAACAACACAGAGAAAGTCTAATGCCAATATCGCCAAAAAACGACTGAAGATGATCCTCTTTTCTGACCGGTGTGCAGTTAGTGACGAGGCAAAGCAGAAGATTGTTAGCAACATAGTTGGTGCGCTATCTGATTTCGTGGTGATAGACTCGGAAGATAAAGTCCAACTTAGCGTCTCAACTGATCCAGATATCGGAACTGTTTACTCTGTCATAGTTCCAGTCAAGCGGGTAAAGGCTGCATATTTAGACGACGAGGATGAGTTAGGAGGAATGATAACAAACGTCGACTATAAAGATACAGGAGAAAGCTCAGGTTCTGTGGATGTCAGATTTGATTTCTTCAACCCTCAATGA